One Rhodococcus sp. P1Y DNA window includes the following coding sequences:
- a CDS encoding nuclear transport factor 2 family protein, whose product MSSRSGIENTLSRYALGYDDHHPEMIEASFTKDAVLTMKIADGDLIGPFDGLDAIMELMNGSAHSQSDQRRHLTTNILIDDIDATHAKVVAYLVIISVAEGKLTVLSSGKYEDEFTEVDGTWLISKRHIALDLPY is encoded by the coding sequence ATGTCGTCCCGTTCAGGTATCGAGAACACCCTCAGCCGCTACGCTCTCGGATACGACGATCATCATCCGGAGATGATCGAAGCATCGTTCACCAAGGACGCGGTCCTGACGATGAAGATCGCCGACGGCGACCTCATCGGGCCGTTCGACGGTCTCGACGCGATCATGGAATTGATGAACGGCTCTGCGCATTCGCAGTCGGATCAGCGACGCCATCTGACGACGAACATCCTCATCGACGATATCGATGCCACACATGCGAAAGTCGTTGCTTATCTTGTGATCATCTCGGTGGCCGAAGGAAAACTGACAGTACTGTCCAGCGGCAAGTACGAGGACGAGTTCACCGAGGTCGACGGAACCTGGTTGATCTCCAAGCGTCACATCGCACTCGACCTCCCGTACTGA